Proteins from a genomic interval of Osmia bicornis bicornis chromosome 11, iOsmBic2.1, whole genome shotgun sequence:
- the LOC114876585 gene encoding unconventional myosin-Ie-like isoform X1 — translation MVYHWQSQNVKVSGVDDMVLLPKINEDAIVENLRKRYMDDYIFTCIGCVLVSVNPFKQMPYFGEKEIEIYQGAAPYENPPHIYGLTDDMYRNMLIDKESQCVIISGESGAGKTVAAKYIMSYIARVSGGGARVQRVKDVILESNPLLEAFGNAKTTRNNNSSRFGKYVKMQFDSGGQSVGGKILNFLLEKSRVTCHNHGERNFHIFYQLVTGANQQMKSEFGLTNLDYYQYLSYGGNYRVEGMNDAHDFQETLKGLSVMGISDVEVIDILRLVAGILHLGNIQFIEKGNNSEIYDKQSLDFPAYLLQVSAEQLACKLTSRKFESKWGAQSESVDVILNVEQALYTRDALAKDIYARLFDYLVKKVNSAMETNTGGLEIGILDIYGFEIFEKNGFEQFCINFVNEKLQQIFIELTLKAEQEEYVAENIKWTPIEYFNNAIVVDLLEGKRLPGLFLVLDDVCATLHGGSTGADADLQKKLSVVANKHEHYQSTSEGFAISHYAGMVSYSVDGFCDKNRDVLFLDLVELMQTSTNSLIRTLYLHDTQANKTKTLKSRPTTAGNKIREQASQLVNQLMKCTPHYIRCIKPNETKRPRDWDPVRVKHQVEYLGLKENIRVRRAGFAYRRSFSKFLYRYGILTKQTWPHWSGDDKQGVEWILQSLHVDRSQYQLGRTKLFIKAPESLFMLEEARDRKYNSYARVIQRAFKKYFARKRQNVEKQEAADLLFGRKERRRASLNRNFVGDYIGLEGKPQLMNLVGRREKVFFAEVAKKYDRRFKMSRRDLILTNKYLYLIGREQIKKGLEKKKLVEVIKRKLSFNQISHVSLSTLQDDFLIIHTKEDYCSLLELVFKTEFLISLNKRYFKETGHTLNIKFSNNLEFKVKKEGWGGGGTRQVKFTQIDYGDKEILKPNGKILNVWIGPGLPNTTKPNTNLSTTTLRNKQHHRPKYNNSFSSAVPQSNTNKPTLPPNRPVIIERNQNVHQQHKPVVPSNRPSLRPPVSKLPTQEKKQITKPGRITNNSMPLMGMFTNPKSVPRGLLKFPPPPSEPPPPQTPTIPSGFQLPSVNNDHKNNKSTTCNKEMQTVKESNTKQTVNNNNEASVSRVPKPRLQLPKVKALYNYSPQDLDELELKEGDVIELLKEHEGGWWNGRLKGKTGLFPSNYVVKM, via the exons ATG GTGTATCATTGGCAGAGTCAAAATGTTAAAGTTTCGGGAGTGGATGATATGGTTCTGCTCCCGAAAATTAATGAAGACGCTATTGTAGAAAATCTTCGAAAAAGATATATGGACGATTATATATTT ACGTGTATAGGATGCGTACTGGTATCGGTGAATCCTTTCAAACAGATGCCGTATTTTGGAGAAAAAGAGATAGAAATTTATCAAGGAGcg gCACCATATGAAAATCCTCCACATATTTATGGATTAACAGATGATATGTACAGAAATATGTTAATTGATAAGGAAAGTCAATGTGTTATCATTAG cGGAGAGTCTGGTGCTGGAAAAACAGTTGCAGCTAAATATATTATGTCCTATATAGCAAGAGTTAGCGGTGGTGGCGCGCGAGTTCAAAGAGTAAAAGATGTAATTCTAGAATCCAATCCTCTGTTGGAAGCTTTTGGCAATGCAAAAACCACACGGAATAATAACAGTAGCAGATTT GGAAAATATGTGAAGATGCAATTTGATTCCGGTGGTCAATCGGTCGGagggaaaattttaaattttttgttGGAAAAATCCAGAGTTACTTGCCATAACCATGGTGAAAggaattttcatatattttatcaACTTGTAACTGGGGCAAATCAGCAAATGAAAT CTGAATTTGGATTAACTAATTTGGACTATTATCAATACCTCAGTTATGGTGGAAATTATAGGGTCGAAGGAATGAATGACGCCCATGACTTCCAAGAAACCTTAAAGG GGCTTAGTGTAATGGGGATAAGCGACGTGGAAGTAATCGATATTTTGAGGCTCGTTGCAGGAATACTTCATTTaggaaatattcaatttatcgAAAAGGGAAATAATTCAGAAATTTATGATAAACAGT CTCTTGATTTTCCAGCTTATTTGCTTCAAGTATCGGCGGAACAGTTGGCTTGTAAATTAACATCTCGAAAATTTGAGTCTAAATGGGGAGCTCAGTCTGAAAGTGTTGATGTTATTTTAAATGTAGAGCAGGCTCTTTATACCCGAGATGCCTTGGCAAAGGACATCTATGCTAGACTCTTTGATTATTTAGTTAAA AAAGTGAACTCAGCTATGGAGACAAATACAGGAGGTCTTGAAATTGGGATTCTGGACATTTATGGTTTCGAGATCTTCGAGAAAAATGGTTTCGAacaattttgtattaattttgtCAACGAAAAACTACAGCAGATTTTCATTGAGTTAACTTTAAAGGCTGAACAG GAGGAATACGTAGcggaaaatattaaatggaCACCGATAGAATATTTCAACAATGCAATTGTAGTGGATCTTTTGGAAGGGAAACGATTACCAGGGCTTTTCTTGGTGCTGGACGACGTATGCGCTACCCTTCATGGAGGTAGCACCGGAGCTGATGCAGATTTGCAGAAA aaactaTCAGTGGTAGCTAATAAACACGAACATTACCAAAGTACAAGCGAGGGATTCGCTATTTCCCACTATGCTGGAATGGTCTCTTATTCAGTCGATGGATTTTGTGATAAAAATCGTGACGTACTATTCTTAGATCTCGTGGAATTAATGCAGACCAGTACGAA CTCTTTAATTCGCACATTATATTTACACGATACTCAAgcgaataaaacaaaaacgcTTAAGTCGAGGCCTACCACTGCTGGTAATAAAATACGAGAGCAAGCTAGTCAATTGGTCAATCAGTTGATGAAATGTACTCCACATTACATCAGGTGTATCAAAccgaacgaaacgaaaagaCCTCGAGACTGGGATCCAGTTAGAGTGAAACATCAG GTAGAATATTTGGGTTTAAAGGAAAATATAAGGGTACGTAGAGCTGGTTTCGCATACAGAAGATCGTTctctaaatttttatatagatACGGAATCCTCACGAAACAAACTTGGCCACATTGGTCGGGGGATGATAAACAAGGAGTAGAATGGATATTACAAAGTCTTCACGTTGATCGATCCCAGTATCAGCTAGGTAGAACGAAATTGTTCATAAAGGCCCCTGAAAGC CTGTTTATGTTGGAGGAAGCGAGAGATAGAAAGTATAATTCGTACGCGAGAGTGATTCAAAGAGCATTTAAAAAGTATTTCGCAAGGAAACGGCAAAATGTAGAGAAACAGGAAGCGGCTGATTTGTTGTTTGGTAGAAAAGAACGAAGAAGAGCTAGCCTGAATAGAAATTTTGTTGGCGATTACATAGGGTTAGAAGGAAAACCACAGTTGATGAATTTAGTTGGTAGAAGAGAAAAAGTTTTCTTCGCTGAGGTAGCGAAGAAATATGATCGAAGATTTAAG ATGAGTAGAAGGGATCTTATCTTaacgaataaatatttatacttaatCGGTCGggaacaaattaaaaagggtctggagaagaaaaaattggTAGAAGTTATAAAAAGAAAGCTTTCGTTCAATCAAATTAGTCACGTGTCATTGAGTACTCTTCAA GATgattttcttattattcatACAAAGGAAGATTACTGCAGTTTGTTGGAATTAGTGTTTAAGAcggaatttttaattagtctGAATAAGAgatattttaaagaaactGGGCACACCTTGAACATCAAATTTAGTAATAA TTTAGAGTTTAAGGTAAAAAAAGAAGGTTGGGGTGGTGGGGGTACAAGACAAGTAAAGTTTACCCAAATTGATTATGGTGATAAGGAGATTTTGAAACCAAATGGAAAAATCCTTAATGTTTGGATTGGACCAGGATTACCAAATACAACTA AACCAAATACAAACCTATCTACAACGACGTTAAGAAATAAACAACATCATAGGCcgaaatataataattctttttcatcAGCTGTTCCTCAATCAAATACAAACAAACCAACACTGCCACctaatcggcctgtaattatAGAAAGAAATCAAAATGTGCATCAACAGCATAAGCCTGTGGTGCCGTCAAACAGGCCTAGTTTGCGTCCTCCAGTTTCAAAATTACCGACACAAGAGAAGAAACAAATAACGAAACCAGGAAGAATAACAAATAATTCTATGCCTTTGATGGGCATGTTCACCAATCCGAAATCTGTACCACGTG gTCTATTGAAATTTCCACCTCCACCCTCTGAACCACCACCGCCTCAGACGCCAACTATACCTTCAGGATTTCAACTTCCATCCGTTAATAACGATCATAAAAACAATAAAAGTACAACGTGTAACAAGGAAATGCAAACGGTTAAAGAATCGAACACTAAACaaacagtaaataataataacgaggCTAGTGTGTCTCGAGTTCCAAAACCTAGACTACAGTTACCCAAAGTGAAAGCTTTATACAACTACAGTCCTCAGGATCTTGATGAATTAGAACTTAAAGAAGGCGATGTTATCGAGCTACTGAAAGAAC atGAAGGTGGTTGGTGGAACGGTAGACTGAAAGGTAAAACAGGCCTTTTTCCATCGAATTACGTtgttaaaatgtaa
- the LOC114876585 gene encoding unconventional myosin-Ie-like isoform X2, whose amino-acid sequence MPYFGEKEIEIYQGAAPYENPPHIYGLTDDMYRNMLIDKESQCVIISGESGAGKTVAAKYIMSYIARVSGGGARVQRVKDVILESNPLLEAFGNAKTTRNNNSSRFGKYVKMQFDSGGQSVGGKILNFLLEKSRVTCHNHGERNFHIFYQLVTGANQQMKSEFGLTNLDYYQYLSYGGNYRVEGMNDAHDFQETLKGLSVMGISDVEVIDILRLVAGILHLGNIQFIEKGNNSEIYDKQSLDFPAYLLQVSAEQLACKLTSRKFESKWGAQSESVDVILNVEQALYTRDALAKDIYARLFDYLVKKVNSAMETNTGGLEIGILDIYGFEIFEKNGFEQFCINFVNEKLQQIFIELTLKAEQEEYVAENIKWTPIEYFNNAIVVDLLEGKRLPGLFLVLDDVCATLHGGSTGADADLQKKLSVVANKHEHYQSTSEGFAISHYAGMVSYSVDGFCDKNRDVLFLDLVELMQTSTNSLIRTLYLHDTQANKTKTLKSRPTTAGNKIREQASQLVNQLMKCTPHYIRCIKPNETKRPRDWDPVRVKHQVEYLGLKENIRVRRAGFAYRRSFSKFLYRYGILTKQTWPHWSGDDKQGVEWILQSLHVDRSQYQLGRTKLFIKAPESLFMLEEARDRKYNSYARVIQRAFKKYFARKRQNVEKQEAADLLFGRKERRRASLNRNFVGDYIGLEGKPQLMNLVGRREKVFFAEVAKKYDRRFKMSRRDLILTNKYLYLIGREQIKKGLEKKKLVEVIKRKLSFNQISHVSLSTLQDDFLIIHTKEDYCSLLELVFKTEFLISLNKRYFKETGHTLNIKFSNNLEFKVKKEGWGGGGTRQVKFTQIDYGDKEILKPNGKILNVWIGPGLPNTTKPNTNLSTTTLRNKQHHRPKYNNSFSSAVPQSNTNKPTLPPNRPVIIERNQNVHQQHKPVVPSNRPSLRPPVSKLPTQEKKQITKPGRITNNSMPLMGMFTNPKSVPRGLLKFPPPPSEPPPPQTPTIPSGFQLPSVNNDHKNNKSTTCNKEMQTVKESNTKQTVNNNNEASVSRVPKPRLQLPKVKALYNYSPQDLDELELKEGDVIELLKEHEGGWWNGRLKGKTGLFPSNYVVKM is encoded by the exons ATGCCGTATTTTGGAGAAAAAGAGATAGAAATTTATCAAGGAGcg gCACCATATGAAAATCCTCCACATATTTATGGATTAACAGATGATATGTACAGAAATATGTTAATTGATAAGGAAAGTCAATGTGTTATCATTAG cGGAGAGTCTGGTGCTGGAAAAACAGTTGCAGCTAAATATATTATGTCCTATATAGCAAGAGTTAGCGGTGGTGGCGCGCGAGTTCAAAGAGTAAAAGATGTAATTCTAGAATCCAATCCTCTGTTGGAAGCTTTTGGCAATGCAAAAACCACACGGAATAATAACAGTAGCAGATTT GGAAAATATGTGAAGATGCAATTTGATTCCGGTGGTCAATCGGTCGGagggaaaattttaaattttttgttGGAAAAATCCAGAGTTACTTGCCATAACCATGGTGAAAggaattttcatatattttatcaACTTGTAACTGGGGCAAATCAGCAAATGAAAT CTGAATTTGGATTAACTAATTTGGACTATTATCAATACCTCAGTTATGGTGGAAATTATAGGGTCGAAGGAATGAATGACGCCCATGACTTCCAAGAAACCTTAAAGG GGCTTAGTGTAATGGGGATAAGCGACGTGGAAGTAATCGATATTTTGAGGCTCGTTGCAGGAATACTTCATTTaggaaatattcaatttatcgAAAAGGGAAATAATTCAGAAATTTATGATAAACAGT CTCTTGATTTTCCAGCTTATTTGCTTCAAGTATCGGCGGAACAGTTGGCTTGTAAATTAACATCTCGAAAATTTGAGTCTAAATGGGGAGCTCAGTCTGAAAGTGTTGATGTTATTTTAAATGTAGAGCAGGCTCTTTATACCCGAGATGCCTTGGCAAAGGACATCTATGCTAGACTCTTTGATTATTTAGTTAAA AAAGTGAACTCAGCTATGGAGACAAATACAGGAGGTCTTGAAATTGGGATTCTGGACATTTATGGTTTCGAGATCTTCGAGAAAAATGGTTTCGAacaattttgtattaattttgtCAACGAAAAACTACAGCAGATTTTCATTGAGTTAACTTTAAAGGCTGAACAG GAGGAATACGTAGcggaaaatattaaatggaCACCGATAGAATATTTCAACAATGCAATTGTAGTGGATCTTTTGGAAGGGAAACGATTACCAGGGCTTTTCTTGGTGCTGGACGACGTATGCGCTACCCTTCATGGAGGTAGCACCGGAGCTGATGCAGATTTGCAGAAA aaactaTCAGTGGTAGCTAATAAACACGAACATTACCAAAGTACAAGCGAGGGATTCGCTATTTCCCACTATGCTGGAATGGTCTCTTATTCAGTCGATGGATTTTGTGATAAAAATCGTGACGTACTATTCTTAGATCTCGTGGAATTAATGCAGACCAGTACGAA CTCTTTAATTCGCACATTATATTTACACGATACTCAAgcgaataaaacaaaaacgcTTAAGTCGAGGCCTACCACTGCTGGTAATAAAATACGAGAGCAAGCTAGTCAATTGGTCAATCAGTTGATGAAATGTACTCCACATTACATCAGGTGTATCAAAccgaacgaaacgaaaagaCCTCGAGACTGGGATCCAGTTAGAGTGAAACATCAG GTAGAATATTTGGGTTTAAAGGAAAATATAAGGGTACGTAGAGCTGGTTTCGCATACAGAAGATCGTTctctaaatttttatatagatACGGAATCCTCACGAAACAAACTTGGCCACATTGGTCGGGGGATGATAAACAAGGAGTAGAATGGATATTACAAAGTCTTCACGTTGATCGATCCCAGTATCAGCTAGGTAGAACGAAATTGTTCATAAAGGCCCCTGAAAGC CTGTTTATGTTGGAGGAAGCGAGAGATAGAAAGTATAATTCGTACGCGAGAGTGATTCAAAGAGCATTTAAAAAGTATTTCGCAAGGAAACGGCAAAATGTAGAGAAACAGGAAGCGGCTGATTTGTTGTTTGGTAGAAAAGAACGAAGAAGAGCTAGCCTGAATAGAAATTTTGTTGGCGATTACATAGGGTTAGAAGGAAAACCACAGTTGATGAATTTAGTTGGTAGAAGAGAAAAAGTTTTCTTCGCTGAGGTAGCGAAGAAATATGATCGAAGATTTAAG ATGAGTAGAAGGGATCTTATCTTaacgaataaatatttatacttaatCGGTCGggaacaaattaaaaagggtctggagaagaaaaaattggTAGAAGTTATAAAAAGAAAGCTTTCGTTCAATCAAATTAGTCACGTGTCATTGAGTACTCTTCAA GATgattttcttattattcatACAAAGGAAGATTACTGCAGTTTGTTGGAATTAGTGTTTAAGAcggaatttttaattagtctGAATAAGAgatattttaaagaaactGGGCACACCTTGAACATCAAATTTAGTAATAA TTTAGAGTTTAAGGTAAAAAAAGAAGGTTGGGGTGGTGGGGGTACAAGACAAGTAAAGTTTACCCAAATTGATTATGGTGATAAGGAGATTTTGAAACCAAATGGAAAAATCCTTAATGTTTGGATTGGACCAGGATTACCAAATACAACTA AACCAAATACAAACCTATCTACAACGACGTTAAGAAATAAACAACATCATAGGCcgaaatataataattctttttcatcAGCTGTTCCTCAATCAAATACAAACAAACCAACACTGCCACctaatcggcctgtaattatAGAAAGAAATCAAAATGTGCATCAACAGCATAAGCCTGTGGTGCCGTCAAACAGGCCTAGTTTGCGTCCTCCAGTTTCAAAATTACCGACACAAGAGAAGAAACAAATAACGAAACCAGGAAGAATAACAAATAATTCTATGCCTTTGATGGGCATGTTCACCAATCCGAAATCTGTACCACGTG gTCTATTGAAATTTCCACCTCCACCCTCTGAACCACCACCGCCTCAGACGCCAACTATACCTTCAGGATTTCAACTTCCATCCGTTAATAACGATCATAAAAACAATAAAAGTACAACGTGTAACAAGGAAATGCAAACGGTTAAAGAATCGAACACTAAACaaacagtaaataataataacgaggCTAGTGTGTCTCGAGTTCCAAAACCTAGACTACAGTTACCCAAAGTGAAAGCTTTATACAACTACAGTCCTCAGGATCTTGATGAATTAGAACTTAAAGAAGGCGATGTTATCGAGCTACTGAAAGAAC atGAAGGTGGTTGGTGGAACGGTAGACTGAAAGGTAAAACAGGCCTTTTTCCATCGAATTACGTtgttaaaatgtaa
- the LOC114876585 gene encoding unconventional myosin-Ie-like isoform X3, translating to MQKPHGIITVADLYGKYVKMQFDSGGQSVGGKILNFLLEKSRVTCHNHGERNFHIFYQLVTGANQQMKSEFGLTNLDYYQYLSYGGNYRVEGMNDAHDFQETLKGLSVMGISDVEVIDILRLVAGILHLGNIQFIEKGNNSEIYDKQSLDFPAYLLQVSAEQLACKLTSRKFESKWGAQSESVDVILNVEQALYTRDALAKDIYARLFDYLVKKVNSAMETNTGGLEIGILDIYGFEIFEKNGFEQFCINFVNEKLQQIFIELTLKAEQEEYVAENIKWTPIEYFNNAIVVDLLEGKRLPGLFLVLDDVCATLHGGSTGADADLQKKLSVVANKHEHYQSTSEGFAISHYAGMVSYSVDGFCDKNRDVLFLDLVELMQTSTNSLIRTLYLHDTQANKTKTLKSRPTTAGNKIREQASQLVNQLMKCTPHYIRCIKPNETKRPRDWDPVRVKHQVEYLGLKENIRVRRAGFAYRRSFSKFLYRYGILTKQTWPHWSGDDKQGVEWILQSLHVDRSQYQLGRTKLFIKAPESLFMLEEARDRKYNSYARVIQRAFKKYFARKRQNVEKQEAADLLFGRKERRRASLNRNFVGDYIGLEGKPQLMNLVGRREKVFFAEVAKKYDRRFKMSRRDLILTNKYLYLIGREQIKKGLEKKKLVEVIKRKLSFNQISHVSLSTLQDDFLIIHTKEDYCSLLELVFKTEFLISLNKRYFKETGHTLNIKFSNNLEFKVKKEGWGGGGTRQVKFTQIDYGDKEILKPNGKILNVWIGPGLPNTTKPNTNLSTTTLRNKQHHRPKYNNSFSSAVPQSNTNKPTLPPNRPVIIERNQNVHQQHKPVVPSNRPSLRPPVSKLPTQEKKQITKPGRITNNSMPLMGMFTNPKSVPRGLLKFPPPPSEPPPPQTPTIPSGFQLPSVNNDHKNNKSTTCNKEMQTVKESNTKQTVNNNNEASVSRVPKPRLQLPKVKALYNYSPQDLDELELKEGDVIELLKEHEGGWWNGRLKGKTGLFPSNYVVKM from the exons ATGCAAAAACCACACGGAATAATAACAGTAGCAGATTTGTAT GGAAAATATGTGAAGATGCAATTTGATTCCGGTGGTCAATCGGTCGGagggaaaattttaaattttttgttGGAAAAATCCAGAGTTACTTGCCATAACCATGGTGAAAggaattttcatatattttatcaACTTGTAACTGGGGCAAATCAGCAAATGAAAT CTGAATTTGGATTAACTAATTTGGACTATTATCAATACCTCAGTTATGGTGGAAATTATAGGGTCGAAGGAATGAATGACGCCCATGACTTCCAAGAAACCTTAAAGG GGCTTAGTGTAATGGGGATAAGCGACGTGGAAGTAATCGATATTTTGAGGCTCGTTGCAGGAATACTTCATTTaggaaatattcaatttatcgAAAAGGGAAATAATTCAGAAATTTATGATAAACAGT CTCTTGATTTTCCAGCTTATTTGCTTCAAGTATCGGCGGAACAGTTGGCTTGTAAATTAACATCTCGAAAATTTGAGTCTAAATGGGGAGCTCAGTCTGAAAGTGTTGATGTTATTTTAAATGTAGAGCAGGCTCTTTATACCCGAGATGCCTTGGCAAAGGACATCTATGCTAGACTCTTTGATTATTTAGTTAAA AAAGTGAACTCAGCTATGGAGACAAATACAGGAGGTCTTGAAATTGGGATTCTGGACATTTATGGTTTCGAGATCTTCGAGAAAAATGGTTTCGAacaattttgtattaattttgtCAACGAAAAACTACAGCAGATTTTCATTGAGTTAACTTTAAAGGCTGAACAG GAGGAATACGTAGcggaaaatattaaatggaCACCGATAGAATATTTCAACAATGCAATTGTAGTGGATCTTTTGGAAGGGAAACGATTACCAGGGCTTTTCTTGGTGCTGGACGACGTATGCGCTACCCTTCATGGAGGTAGCACCGGAGCTGATGCAGATTTGCAGAAA aaactaTCAGTGGTAGCTAATAAACACGAACATTACCAAAGTACAAGCGAGGGATTCGCTATTTCCCACTATGCTGGAATGGTCTCTTATTCAGTCGATGGATTTTGTGATAAAAATCGTGACGTACTATTCTTAGATCTCGTGGAATTAATGCAGACCAGTACGAA CTCTTTAATTCGCACATTATATTTACACGATACTCAAgcgaataaaacaaaaacgcTTAAGTCGAGGCCTACCACTGCTGGTAATAAAATACGAGAGCAAGCTAGTCAATTGGTCAATCAGTTGATGAAATGTACTCCACATTACATCAGGTGTATCAAAccgaacgaaacgaaaagaCCTCGAGACTGGGATCCAGTTAGAGTGAAACATCAG GTAGAATATTTGGGTTTAAAGGAAAATATAAGGGTACGTAGAGCTGGTTTCGCATACAGAAGATCGTTctctaaatttttatatagatACGGAATCCTCACGAAACAAACTTGGCCACATTGGTCGGGGGATGATAAACAAGGAGTAGAATGGATATTACAAAGTCTTCACGTTGATCGATCCCAGTATCAGCTAGGTAGAACGAAATTGTTCATAAAGGCCCCTGAAAGC CTGTTTATGTTGGAGGAAGCGAGAGATAGAAAGTATAATTCGTACGCGAGAGTGATTCAAAGAGCATTTAAAAAGTATTTCGCAAGGAAACGGCAAAATGTAGAGAAACAGGAAGCGGCTGATTTGTTGTTTGGTAGAAAAGAACGAAGAAGAGCTAGCCTGAATAGAAATTTTGTTGGCGATTACATAGGGTTAGAAGGAAAACCACAGTTGATGAATTTAGTTGGTAGAAGAGAAAAAGTTTTCTTCGCTGAGGTAGCGAAGAAATATGATCGAAGATTTAAG ATGAGTAGAAGGGATCTTATCTTaacgaataaatatttatacttaatCGGTCGggaacaaattaaaaagggtctggagaagaaaaaattggTAGAAGTTATAAAAAGAAAGCTTTCGTTCAATCAAATTAGTCACGTGTCATTGAGTACTCTTCAA GATgattttcttattattcatACAAAGGAAGATTACTGCAGTTTGTTGGAATTAGTGTTTAAGAcggaatttttaattagtctGAATAAGAgatattttaaagaaactGGGCACACCTTGAACATCAAATTTAGTAATAA TTTAGAGTTTAAGGTAAAAAAAGAAGGTTGGGGTGGTGGGGGTACAAGACAAGTAAAGTTTACCCAAATTGATTATGGTGATAAGGAGATTTTGAAACCAAATGGAAAAATCCTTAATGTTTGGATTGGACCAGGATTACCAAATACAACTA AACCAAATACAAACCTATCTACAACGACGTTAAGAAATAAACAACATCATAGGCcgaaatataataattctttttcatcAGCTGTTCCTCAATCAAATACAAACAAACCAACACTGCCACctaatcggcctgtaattatAGAAAGAAATCAAAATGTGCATCAACAGCATAAGCCTGTGGTGCCGTCAAACAGGCCTAGTTTGCGTCCTCCAGTTTCAAAATTACCGACACAAGAGAAGAAACAAATAACGAAACCAGGAAGAATAACAAATAATTCTATGCCTTTGATGGGCATGTTCACCAATCCGAAATCTGTACCACGTG gTCTATTGAAATTTCCACCTCCACCCTCTGAACCACCACCGCCTCAGACGCCAACTATACCTTCAGGATTTCAACTTCCATCCGTTAATAACGATCATAAAAACAATAAAAGTACAACGTGTAACAAGGAAATGCAAACGGTTAAAGAATCGAACACTAAACaaacagtaaataataataacgaggCTAGTGTGTCTCGAGTTCCAAAACCTAGACTACAGTTACCCAAAGTGAAAGCTTTATACAACTACAGTCCTCAGGATCTTGATGAATTAGAACTTAAAGAAGGCGATGTTATCGAGCTACTGAAAGAAC atGAAGGTGGTTGGTGGAACGGTAGACTGAAAGGTAAAACAGGCCTTTTTCCATCGAATTACGTtgttaaaatgtaa
- the LOC114876586 gene encoding uncharacterized protein LOC114876586: MLAAANYYKTTVLFVLIQRSFSAMVLPRPPSSPNHIQHIDRRMNDRNLYEGKPVQDFSQNPNIERTNTNDYSLVEIELQSPDEMDTTNLQNIVHAMLKQSEKVHNNSYPNPEVIPHSIFGVRDVGLTSTFKLNTFNEDRRVLIESPKIPTYDEKLYYLKNNRPKVYVNVRGHSGTFRKDPALETTSTNDAIGFLRVTPPFQRQTNSKSRYVKKNRSPKKYDRNHGHQRNRSWTEAKRLNRLASIYNFEAPATTEGSMVTSSELPKQIPAPPSKFHSRTLMAQTTPVQNYALRRTDVLPGYSFS; encoded by the exons ATGTTAGCAGCAGCAAATTACTACAAGACGACTGTACTTTTTGTACTTATACAACGATCATTCTCAGCTATGGTTCTTCCCAGGCCACCTTCTTCACCGAATCATATTCAACACATTGATCGAAGAATGAACGATCGAAATCTGTACGAAGGAAAGCCTGTACAGGATTTTTCCCAAAATCCCAATATTGAAAGGACAAATACAAACGATTACAg TCTTGTAGAAATCGAGCTTCAAAGCCCGGACGAAATGGACACGACGAATCTTCAAAACATAGTACACGCAATGTTGAAACAATCTGAGAAAGTACATAACAATAGCTATCCAAATCCAGAAGTGATACCGCATTCCATTTTTGGTGTCAGAGACGTTGGTTTAACTTCGACCTTCAAGCTAAATACGTTCAATGAGGACAGACGTGTCTTGATAGAGTCACCAAAGATACCGACTTACGACGAGAagttgtattatttaaaaaacaacaGGCCGAAAGTTTACGTGAACGTGAGAGGCCATAGCGGTACGTTTAGAAAGGATCCGGCTTTAGAAACGACCTCTACTAACGACGCTATAGGATTCCTTCGAGTGACACCGCCGTTTCAAAGGCAAACGAACTCCAAGTCTCGGTAcgttaaaaagaatcgttcaCCAAAGAAATACGACAGGAATCATGGACATCAAAGGAATCGTTCGTGGACAGAAGCTAAAAGGTTAAACAGATTAGCATCGATTTACAATTTCGAGGCTCCCGCTACTACCGAAGGTTCTATGGTGACTTCCAGTGAATTACCAAAGCAAATACCTGCACCCCCATCAAAATTTCATAGCAGGACGCTTATGGCGCAAACAACACCCGTTCAAAATTATGCTTTGAGAAGAACAGATGTATTACCAGGCTACAGTTTCTCCTGA